GACAGTATTCTTCCTCAGTCGACAATGGCTGCGTCATCGTCTTCTCTCTCCAATTTCATCTCCTTTCTCTTCCCGTCAAAACCCCCAGCGCCCAAAACCCCTCCGCCCCACCTTCTCTCTTTCCCTTCCTCTCCTAGTGCTCCCCCGTCTGTCTCTTCTTCATCGGCATCATCGTTATCCGCTCATTTTCTGAGAGATAGAGATGGGTCGTCGTCGTCTGCGGATTTGATGTCGGTGGTGTGTCCTTCTCTGGCGAATGCGAACACCCTTTTCTTCAAGTCGGGGTACAACGTTCAAGTGGTTGTGGAGGAGAACGAGCCGGAGGAGAGGCTGGTGAACCGGTTCAAGAGGGAGGTTATGAGGGCTGGGGTCATTCAGGAGTGCAGGCGCCGGCGGTTCTTCGAGAGCACACAGGATAAGAGGAAGCGCAAGACCCGCGAGGCCGCTAGGCGTAATCGTAGAAGGTTagaacctccccccccccctctctctctctctctctctctctctctctcacacacacacacacacacacacacgcacgcacgcacgcacgcaaACACTTGAATGCTAATGCTTCACCTGGCTGGTTAGTGATTTTCAGCGCaattaaggttttgggttttgtgggTCTTCTTTATGTTGGGAAATTGATAAGTTCTTCTGGGAATTTGAAGATTTTGCTTTGGTGTTTTGAATATGTGGAGTTTGAAGGATATAAATGTCCCGCGGAAATTGAATAGCTTCTTTGTGCTTTAGGTATTTTTGGGTTAAAGCATACACATTAATCTTATAGGATTGTGCGTTAAAGAAGAACTGGAGCAATCGTTATTTAGGATTAGTTATAGAATTTCAGAAGATCTATACAACAAAATAAGCTGACAACAAATTAAGGAATCTATTAGCACTCAGATTTAACTAATAAATTAAACTATAAACTCAAAAGACCATGTGTCATGCG
This Malania oleifera isolate guangnan ecotype guangnan chromosome 11, ASM2987363v1, whole genome shotgun sequence DNA region includes the following protein-coding sequences:
- the LOC131168264 gene encoding small ribosomal subunit protein bS21c, translated to MAASSSSLSNFISFLFPSKPPAPKTPPPHLLSFPSSPSAPPSVSSSSASSLSAHFLRDRDGSSSSADLMSVVCPSLANANTLFFKSGYNVQVVVEENEPEERLVNRFKREVMRAGVIQECRRRRFFESTQDKRKRKTREAARRNRRRRPQARVASLNNEKASRSKDDDEEDNWELPEGGLPY